One region of Halomonas huangheensis genomic DNA includes:
- a CDS encoding ABC transporter permease — MTFAARFARNRGALFGLVILWVIIGMAILAPIVFPESPWRMVQRPFLPPFEVDGFWLGTDTMGRNVAAGLMHGAWVSLLIGLISTSVALLIGVPLGAIAGFYGGWLDDALMRFTEFFQTIPNFALAIVLVAIMQPSVTSIVLAIAIVSWPPVARLVRAEFMTLRHREYVEAARLVGQTNTQIILRQILPNTLSPIIVLASLMVATAILLESSLSFLGLGDPNTMSWGYMIGAARTVIRQAWWLSFIPGVAILLTVLALNLVGEGLDDALNPKLARERR, encoded by the coding sequence ATGACATTCGCTGCTCGTTTTGCCCGCAATCGTGGAGCCCTGTTCGGTCTGGTCATTCTGTGGGTCATCATCGGCATGGCGATTCTGGCGCCGATCGTGTTTCCCGAATCTCCATGGCGTATGGTGCAGCGCCCCTTCCTGCCACCCTTTGAGGTGGACGGATTCTGGCTGGGCACCGACACCATGGGACGCAACGTAGCTGCTGGGCTGATGCATGGTGCCTGGGTCTCATTGCTGATCGGTCTGATCTCGACCTCGGTCGCGCTGCTGATCGGCGTTCCGCTGGGTGCCATCGCAGGCTTCTATGGCGGTTGGCTGGACGATGCGCTGATGCGCTTCACCGAGTTCTTCCAGACCATTCCCAACTTTGCGCTGGCGATTGTGCTGGTCGCCATCATGCAACCCAGTGTGACCTCGATCGTGCTGGCCATTGCCATCGTCAGCTGGCCACCGGTGGCACGTCTGGTGCGCGCCGAGTTCATGACGTTGCGCCATCGCGAATATGTCGAAGCCGCCAGGCTGGTCGGCCAGACCAACACTCAGATCATTCTGCGCCAGATTCTGCCCAACACGCTGTCGCCAATCATCGTGCTGGCATCATTGATGGTCGCAACGGCGATTCTGCTCGAATCCTCGCTATCGTTCCTCGGCCTTGGCGATCCCAACACCATGTCCTGGGGATACATGATCGGCGCTGCGCGCACGGTGATTCGTCAAGCCTGGTGGCTGTCGTTCATTCCCGGGGTGGCAATCCTGTTGACCGTGCTGGCCTTGAACCTGGTTGGCGAAGGACTCGATGACGCCCTGAACCCCAAACTTGCCCGCGAACGTCGCTGA
- a CDS encoding ABC transporter permease, which translates to MVYARLILLRLFKAAIVLMMIIIFNFVLIQLAPGDPAAIMAGEAGAADEAFIAQLREQFGLDQPLYVQLWKYLSGILTLDFGYSYRQQMPVLDLILERLPATLLLTGTAFVLSLVLGIIAGSMAAMRARKPSGSLIMALALLFYATPLFWVALMAVVLFSVYLDWLPAYGMFTVGANLEGLALAVDVAKHLILPATTLGLFFMAIYTRMTRTSMLEAAQQDYVKTARAKGLSPGVIQRRHILRNALLPIITLAGLQAGQMVGGAILTETVFAWPGIGRLMHEALVQRDYNLLLGIFFFSAALVIVFNIITDLVYRLADPRIKEASA; encoded by the coding sequence ATGGTCTACGCGCGCTTGATCCTGTTACGCCTCTTCAAGGCTGCGATCGTGTTGATGATGATCATCATCTTCAACTTCGTGCTGATCCAACTGGCTCCCGGTGACCCCGCCGCGATCATGGCGGGTGAAGCAGGTGCTGCCGATGAAGCCTTCATCGCCCAGCTACGCGAACAGTTCGGGCTGGATCAACCCTTGTACGTCCAGCTGTGGAAGTACCTCTCCGGCATCCTGACTCTGGATTTTGGCTACTCCTACCGCCAACAGATGCCAGTACTCGATCTGATTCTTGAACGTCTACCCGCCACGCTATTGCTGACCGGCACCGCCTTCGTGCTGTCGCTGGTCCTCGGCATCATCGCCGGTTCCATGGCGGCGATGAGAGCGCGCAAGCCTTCCGGCTCGCTGATCATGGCACTGGCACTGCTGTTCTACGCCACCCCGCTGTTCTGGGTGGCGCTGATGGCGGTGGTGCTGTTTTCGGTCTATCTCGATTGGCTGCCCGCCTACGGCATGTTCACCGTCGGTGCCAACCTGGAAGGCCTGGCGCTGGCCGTCGACGTGGCCAAGCATCTGATCCTGCCCGCCACGACCCTCGGTTTGTTCTTCATGGCGATCTATACCCGCATGACGCGCACCTCGATGCTTGAGGCGGCCCAGCAGGATTACGTCAAGACCGCGCGTGCCAAGGGGCTGTCGCCGGGGGTAATACAACGACGACACATTCTGCGCAACGCGCTGCTGCCGATCATCACCCTGGCCGGCCTACAGGCAGGCCAGATGGTTGGCGGTGCGATTCTGACCGAAACGGTCTTTGCCTGGCCGGGTATCGGGCGCCTGATGCATGAGGCGCTGGTGCAACGTGACTACAACCTGTTGTTGGGCATTTTCTTCTTTTCCGCCGCTCTGGTGATTGTGTTCAACATCATTACCGATCTGGTCTATCGCCTCGCCGATCCACGCATCAAGGAGGCCAGCGCATGA
- a CDS encoding ABC transporter substrate-binding protein — MFSGLGLALLVALPLSAHAEESPQEPQRGGTIDTIIQPEPPSLILGMIQNAPTRTVAGNIYEGLLRYTTDLEPIPQLAESWDVSEDGKVYTFHLHEGVLWHDGEPFTAADVVFSADVFHRELNPSARAVLDHVESIEATDEHTVVFTLKQPFGPFLLSFEAGTFTMVPRHIYEGTDFRNNEANNHPIGTGPFKFDSWDRGTVIKLTRNDDYYEEGLPYLDGVNWHIIPDGASRAIAYENGTVDVLPYGTVENFDVPRLTELDNTCSTQKGHEYFSPFAMLWMNNRQGPMADKRFRQAVMYAMDREFARDVLWNGMGEVPLGAFGSNARFQNEDLTPYEYDPGRAEELLDEMGYDGEEVTLLGIPYGETWTRWTEAVQQNLKEVGINVRTVATDVGGWNQRLAERDYDLAFTYLYQYGDPALGISRTYLSTNAEAGSPWNNVEGYANPKVDELFNAAATAHPDSEREKRYHEVQEILQEDVPLGWLLELGFPTIYRCNVKNLVNSSVGVNEGFRDAWIAE; from the coding sequence ATGTTCAGTGGTCTCGGCCTGGCGCTACTGGTTGCTCTTCCCCTCTCGGCTCATGCCGAGGAGTCACCGCAGGAGCCTCAACGTGGTGGCACCATCGATACCATTATCCAGCCCGAGCCTCCCAGCTTGATTCTCGGCATGATCCAGAATGCGCCCACGCGGACAGTTGCCGGCAATATCTACGAAGGGTTGTTGCGCTACACAACGGATCTGGAACCCATTCCACAATTGGCCGAAAGCTGGGATGTCAGTGAAGATGGCAAGGTCTACACCTTCCATCTGCATGAAGGCGTACTGTGGCACGACGGCGAGCCTTTCACCGCCGCGGACGTGGTGTTCTCTGCAGATGTCTTCCACCGCGAGCTCAACCCCAGCGCTCGAGCAGTGCTGGACCATGTCGAAAGTATCGAAGCCACTGACGAGCATACGGTGGTGTTCACCCTGAAACAGCCATTCGGGCCATTCCTGCTGTCGTTCGAGGCCGGGACCTTCACCATGGTGCCGCGCCATATCTATGAAGGTACCGACTTCCGCAACAACGAAGCCAACAACCATCCCATCGGCACTGGCCCCTTCAAGTTCGATAGCTGGGATCGCGGTACCGTCATCAAGCTGACCCGCAATGACGACTATTACGAGGAAGGCCTGCCGTACCTGGATGGCGTCAACTGGCACATCATTCCCGATGGCGCCTCGCGTGCCATCGCCTACGAAAACGGCACCGTCGATGTGCTGCCCTATGGCACCGTCGAGAACTTCGATGTGCCACGCTTGACGGAGCTCGACAACACCTGCTCCACGCAGAAGGGCCATGAGTACTTCAGCCCCTTCGCCATGCTGTGGATGAACAACCGTCAGGGGCCGATGGCGGACAAACGCTTCCGCCAGGCAGTGATGTACGCCATGGATCGTGAGTTTGCCCGTGATGTGCTGTGGAACGGCATGGGCGAGGTACCGCTGGGGGCGTTCGGCTCCAATGCCCGCTTCCAGAATGAGGATCTGACACCTTATGAATACGACCCGGGCCGAGCCGAGGAGTTGCTCGACGAGATGGGCTACGACGGCGAGGAAGTGACTCTTCTGGGGATACCTTATGGTGAAACCTGGACCCGCTGGACAGAAGCAGTGCAGCAGAACCTCAAGGAAGTCGGCATCAACGTGCGCACCGTAGCCACTGATGTCGGTGGCTGGAACCAGCGCCTGGCCGAGCGCGATTACGATCTCGCCTTCACCTATCTGTATCAGTACGGCGACCCAGCACTGGGTATCTCGCGCACCTATCTGTCGACCAATGCTGAAGCGGGCTCGCCGTGGAACAACGTCGAAGGCTACGCCAATCCCAAGGTCGATGAACTGTTCAATGCTGCGGCGACAGCGCATCCCGATAGCGAGCGCGAAAAGCGCTACCACGAGGTACAGGAAATCCTCCAGGAAGACGTGCCGTTGGGTTGGCTGCTGGAATTGGGCTTCCCCACCATCTATCGCTGCAACGTCAAGAACCTGGTCAACTCATCGGTGGGTGTGAACGAAGGCTTCCGCGACGCCTGGATCGCCGAATGA
- a CDS encoding GntR family transcriptional regulator, with product MKSTGSATAPFFPQRNLVDQVADYLTEAILSSRFAPGERLSEVALATELGISRAPVREAARLLESRGLVISRPRRGFFVRSLDAEELGDVFDLRICLERHAFERLQQRFTPAIDAQLSRVIENLCDVTRGKDKGSKIEDDLAFHRLVFELAGNARLLRAFDDLSFELRLCIALISKTHKAPATIAESHWMLLEGLRSGDAERCRAEVDNHIGVARDSVLAHLAEVGV from the coding sequence ATGAAGTCAACAGGCTCTGCAACAGCGCCATTTTTCCCTCAGCGCAACCTGGTCGATCAGGTAGCCGACTATCTGACTGAGGCTATTCTGTCATCGCGATTTGCGCCGGGAGAGAGGCTGTCGGAAGTGGCGCTGGCCACCGAGCTTGGTATCAGCCGTGCCCCCGTACGCGAGGCTGCGCGGCTGCTCGAGAGTCGTGGTCTGGTTATTTCTCGGCCTCGGCGTGGTTTTTTCGTACGCTCGTTGGATGCAGAGGAGTTGGGCGATGTCTTCGACCTGCGTATTTGTCTCGAGCGTCACGCCTTCGAGCGGCTTCAACAGCGTTTCACGCCTGCCATCGACGCCCAATTGAGTCGCGTGATCGAAAATCTGTGTGATGTGACGCGAGGTAAGGATAAGGGCAGCAAGATCGAGGACGACCTGGCTTTCCATCGTCTGGTGTTCGAGCTGGCCGGTAATGCCCGTCTATTGCGGGCTTTCGATGATCTTTCCTTCGAGTTGCGGCTGTGTATTGCCTTGATCAGCAAGACCCACAAGGCGCCCGCCACCATCGCTGAGTCACACTGGATGCTGCTGGAAGGGCTGCGCAGTGGTGATGCCGAGCGATGCCGTGCCGAGGTGGATAACCATATCGGCGTGGCACGAGACTCGGTGCTGGCCCACCTCGCCGAGGTTGGTGTTTGA
- a CDS encoding type VI secretion system Vgr family protein, with protein MDQTDALLSYLGTDPLSQHERLLQLQLGSVDLIPHRLIGKERISRPFAYTLDCISQNGDIELKTLMAQPAELSIRQADGSYRQLSGLVESAALLGEDGGVFYYQLTLVPWLAMLKLGHDSRIFQDRSVVDILEEVFEQHAISQGRWRFDLRREYPARSYCVQYRESDFNFVNRLMEQEGLFYYFEHAGNEDDQSESRAESSAGSVDGHRLVITDDVETCLAVSPQTIRFHRQDATETEDTITQWSGVRQQQATRVSLGTFDYKQPSLAKRTGMDTVRDQGNLPDMEVYDYPGEYYYHGYERGERLTVNRLEALESQAKRFRGAGGARQLRVGQWFELSQHARHDSGANRRGDESERQFLVLGLNIHAENALPVSAHLKTLPGSLQPQLEAARQAHGVVDDQQDNDARHGDYQQAGTGHYLVDFESQRLSQPYRSFLDHPRPVIGGPQTATVVGPEGEEIHTDRLNRVKVQFHWDRDGQRDANSSCWVRVGEPNASGRWGGVFVPRIGQEVIVDFLEGDADRPLITGRVYNGDQTPEWHSNGLLSGFKTKTYRGGKFNELVFDDATDQERVKLNSEHSKTQLNLGYLIHQQGNTRGGFRGTGFELRTDAHGALRANQGLLLSSWGQIGANGEQLDMTQAQQQLDSAWQLSDSLSESATSHNADPLDARRDIKQASEDAQGRYGFSQNGGSASSTGKVDFSTAEGAVQGGRGEAARLEAPWLHVTSPAGIAMSTPESTHLTQKKSLSVTSGKDINFAAGRSLVAVMRDKLSMFVQRAGIKLFAAQGKVEVQAQSDNMELTAEKDMKVSATEGKVHLDAVDGILMASGGGYIRIKGGDIELHGPGKVDLKGAQHQFAGPTSLNASPVELPEFKDRLCAFKRGEAESSGGGIVES; from the coding sequence ATGGACCAGACTGACGCACTGCTTTCTTACCTTGGTACCGACCCCTTGTCGCAACACGAGCGCCTGCTTCAGTTGCAGCTTGGGTCCGTAGATCTCATTCCTCATCGATTGATCGGTAAGGAACGCATCTCGCGGCCTTTCGCCTATACCCTCGACTGTATTTCCCAGAACGGCGACATCGAACTCAAGACACTGATGGCTCAACCGGCCGAACTGTCGATACGGCAGGCCGACGGCAGCTACCGCCAGCTCTCCGGGTTGGTCGAGTCCGCTGCGTTGCTGGGAGAGGATGGCGGAGTCTTTTATTACCAGCTGACCCTGGTGCCGTGGCTGGCGATGCTCAAGCTGGGGCACGACAGCCGCATCTTTCAGGACCGCAGTGTGGTCGATATCCTCGAAGAGGTCTTCGAGCAGCACGCCATTTCCCAGGGGCGCTGGCGCTTTGATCTACGCCGCGAGTATCCGGCGCGTAGCTATTGCGTGCAGTACCGTGAGAGCGACTTCAACTTCGTCAACCGGCTCATGGAACAGGAAGGACTGTTCTACTACTTCGAACATGCCGGCAATGAGGATGATCAAAGCGAGAGTAGAGCGGAGAGTAGCGCAGGGAGTGTCGATGGTCATCGCCTGGTAATCACCGATGACGTCGAAACCTGTCTGGCGGTATCGCCGCAGACCATTCGTTTCCACCGCCAGGATGCCACCGAGACCGAGGATACCATCACTCAATGGAGTGGGGTACGGCAGCAGCAGGCAACCCGCGTCAGCCTCGGCACTTTCGACTACAAGCAGCCCAGCCTCGCAAAACGCACGGGCATGGATACCGTCCGTGATCAGGGCAACCTGCCGGACATGGAAGTCTATGATTACCCCGGTGAGTATTACTATCACGGCTATGAGCGTGGCGAGCGTTTGACCGTCAATCGCCTCGAGGCCCTGGAGTCTCAGGCCAAGCGCTTCCGCGGCGCTGGCGGTGCTCGTCAGCTACGGGTTGGCCAATGGTTCGAACTCAGCCAGCATGCCCGTCACGACTCGGGAGCCAACCGGCGGGGCGATGAGAGCGAGCGCCAGTTCCTGGTGTTGGGCCTCAATATCCATGCCGAGAACGCGTTGCCGGTCTCCGCGCATCTCAAGACCCTTCCCGGCAGCTTACAACCCCAACTGGAAGCGGCGCGTCAGGCACACGGCGTAGTTGATGACCAGCAAGATAACGATGCTCGCCATGGGGACTATCAGCAGGCAGGCACAGGTCACTATCTGGTCGACTTCGAGTCTCAGCGCCTCAGTCAGCCCTATCGTTCCTTCCTCGATCACCCGCGTCCGGTGATTGGTGGCCCGCAGACGGCTACCGTTGTCGGCCCCGAAGGCGAGGAAATTCACACCGATCGCCTCAACCGGGTCAAGGTTCAGTTCCACTGGGACCGCGATGGTCAGCGTGACGCCAATTCAAGCTGCTGGGTACGTGTCGGAGAACCCAATGCCAGTGGCCGCTGGGGTGGCGTATTCGTGCCGAGAATCGGTCAGGAAGTCATCGTCGACTTCCTCGAAGGCGATGCCGATCGCCCGCTGATTACCGGCCGTGTCTACAACGGCGACCAGACCCCTGAATGGCACAGCAATGGCCTGCTTTCTGGCTTCAAGACCAAAACCTACCGCGGTGGCAAGTTCAACGAACTGGTGTTTGATGACGCCACCGACCAGGAACGCGTCAAGCTCAACTCCGAGCACAGCAAGACCCAGCTCAACCTCGGTTATCTGATTCATCAGCAGGGCAACACCCGCGGCGGCTTCCGTGGCACCGGGTTCGAACTGCGCACGGATGCCCATGGCGCGCTGCGCGCCAACCAGGGGTTGTTGCTGAGCAGTTGGGGGCAGATTGGTGCCAACGGTGAGCAGCTCGACATGACGCAGGCTCAGCAGCAGCTCGATAGCGCATGGCAGCTCTCCGACAGCTTGAGCGAGAGCGCCACCAGCCACAACGCCGACCCCCTCGACGCCCGGCGCGATATCAAGCAGGCCAGCGAAGACGCTCAGGGGCGTTATGGTTTTTCGCAAAACGGTGGTTCTGCGAGCAGTACGGGCAAGGTCGATTTCAGTACCGCGGAAGGTGCCGTACAGGGCGGGCGTGGCGAAGCCGCTCGCCTGGAGGCCCCGTGGCTGCATGTGACGTCACCCGCCGGCATCGCCATGAGCACTCCGGAATCCACCCACCTCACGCAGAAGAAATCACTGAGCGTGACCAGTGGCAAGGATATCAACTTCGCCGCCGGCAGAAGCCTGGTCGCCGTTATGCGCGATAAGCTATCGATGTTCGTGCAGCGTGCCGGCATCAAGCTGTTTGCCGCCCAGGGCAAGGTTGAAGTCCAGGCGCAGAGCGACAACATGGAGTTGACCGCCGAGAAGGACATGAAGGTCTCCGCCACCGAAGGCAAGGTCCACCTCGATGCCGTCGATGGCATTCTGATGGCCAGTGGCGGCGGCTATATCCGCATCAAGGGCGGTGATATCGAACTCCACGGCCCCGGTAAAGTCGACCTCAAGGGCGCACAGCACCAGTTTGCCGGGCCGACGAGCCTGAATGCATCGCCAGTGGAATTGCCGGAGTTCAAGGATAGGCTCTGCGCCTTCAAACGAGGTGAAGCAGAGAGTAGTGGTGGTGGAATCGTGGAGAGCTGA
- a CDS encoding DUF4123 domain-containing protein produces MDRAVSPEPLLAWLDRRERADSLYCLINPANGSDRALTTAQLEQCGVIGNPFFDDPLAKRMYLKPVPMTASELRASVSREFKSLPDSRIQPVAFCGWIATRADLRSVVSYMQRQLTVMSPQGKACLLRFHDPRVLERLEYILDPLQLSRLLGPIDSWWYFNHRQQLKELSPHQEQRGLGRLRLTEEQWFAIKRIADINHILELWNSMGVENGYFASPADIDQLMGAAEGYGLHEYDDISLFAIHGLLTGKEFHQHPRIQRLLRSMSGERDYSMVTECLEDEDWELIARECRENVHVRHI; encoded by the coding sequence ATGGACCGTGCAGTATCCCCTGAGCCATTGCTGGCGTGGCTGGACCGCCGAGAGCGTGCGGACAGCCTCTATTGCCTGATCAACCCGGCGAATGGATCTGATCGAGCGCTGACTACTGCACAATTGGAACAGTGCGGTGTGATTGGTAATCCTTTTTTTGATGATCCGCTGGCAAAGCGTATGTACCTTAAGCCAGTGCCGATGACCGCCAGTGAGTTGCGTGCCTCGGTGTCTCGGGAGTTCAAGTCCCTGCCTGACAGCCGGATACAGCCTGTAGCCTTCTGTGGCTGGATTGCAACACGAGCGGACCTACGGAGTGTTGTCTCCTACATGCAGAGGCAGCTCACCGTGATGAGTCCACAGGGTAAGGCGTGCCTATTGCGGTTCCATGACCCACGGGTGCTGGAACGCCTCGAGTATATTCTCGACCCATTGCAACTCTCGCGTTTGCTGGGGCCAATCGATAGTTGGTGGTATTTCAACCATCGTCAGCAGTTGAAGGAACTGTCTCCGCATCAGGAGCAGCGGGGGCTCGGCAGGCTGAGATTAACAGAAGAGCAATGGTTTGCGATCAAGAGAATCGCTGATATCAATCACATCCTTGAGTTGTGGAACTCAATGGGCGTCGAGAATGGGTATTTCGCATCACCGGCAGATATTGATCAATTGATGGGTGCCGCTGAAGGCTATGGTCTTCATGAATATGATGATATTTCCCTCTTTGCCATCCATGGGCTGCTGACAGGTAAGGAGTTTCATCAGCACCCGAGGATTCAACGGCTGCTCAGGTCGATGAGTGGTGAGCGAGATTACTCGATGGTCACCGAATGTCTGGAAGATGAGGATTGGGAACTGATTGCCAGGGAATGCAGGGAGAACGTCCATGTCCGACACATATAA